The genomic segment tacaactttggcatatcgggatgatgttctaaccaacagAGATTTCCAGCCACAGCTTAGCCAtagctaaatttttaaaagcaagagtATGATAAACAGCAGGTAGGTCACCAGGTGCTTCTATGTGAAAGACAGGGAGATGGGATGAAGAGGAATTCACACTCTGAGATTGGTTATTGTTAAGGTGTATTGTAGGCTCATGGGTattaatagcattaaaaaaatacaaaataccgGGCctgcgtgactcagtggttgagcgtcaacctatgaaccaggatgtcatggttcaattcccggtcagggcacgtacccaggttgtgagctgggtcaccggtgtggggtgtgcaggaggcagccgatccggtgattctctctcatcatggatgtttctctctctttccctctcccttcctctctgaaatcaaatatatttttttaaaaatagaccaatAATGgatggaggaaccaagatggcggcatagttaaacaactaatctgctgcctcacacaacaatttcaaaaatacaactaaaagacaaaaacgtctaccacccagaaccacgggaaagctggctgagtggaagatttacaactaagaagagaaaggagcacaatcgctgaaaagctgaggtacggaggcacacgaatcgggctggcggcgggcggctgggtgcgcggcttttcttcaacccgcagggagacaagctcccgatcactctgaaagccagtttctggggacactcgggggacccaggcacctacagggagaagctggactctcggccatcgggtcggaaagtgagagtgacttttttttgcagaggtgcgcccagcaatcattgtttactgcgctggagcgcggggcgcagggacttggaaacgtggaaaggcagagacggttgacggcagccatcgccgttggccacgccccagcctagtgacgccctgagaccccgcccagccctgagacccgccccgcacattctacaaacccgcccaggctccacacagcggcttttgcatataaatggcctgttctggagcagcccaACCAaactaactgcagctccagtcagactgctccaaaaccgcccaagcaaaggaggagaaaactagcccttgctgtagctcctgctgggggacacacagtacacaagggtacaccaagagtgtccacctcaggtaactgggaggctgacccgttgaaccaataggacaccttgtacacaaaactaccctaccaacttagggaagcagagaatatgagaaggcaaggaaacagatcacaaaccaaagaaatggaggagaacaagcgactggacatagagttcaaaaccacggttataaggtttttcaagaatttcatggaaaaggccgataaattccatgaggaccaactagaaattaaacatacactgactgagataaaaaatattatacagagacccaaaagcagtctagaggattgcaagaatcaactcaaagatttgaaatacaaagaggccaaggacactcctccagagaagcatgaagagaagagaattcagaaagttgaagatagtgtaagaagcctctgggacaacttcaagcgaaccaacatcagaattatgggggtaccagaagaagagagagagcaagatgctgaaaacctatttgaagaaataatgaacgaaaacttcccccacctgatgaaagaaatagacttacaagtccaggaagcgcacagaaccccaaacaaaaggaatccaaagaggaccacaccaagacacatcataattaaaatgccaagagcaaaagacaaagagagaatcttaaaagcagcaagagaaaaacagttagttacctacaagggagctcccatacgattatcagctaatttctcaacagaaaccatgcaggccagacgggagtggcaagaaatattcaaagtgatgaatagcaggaacctacaaccaagactactctacccagcaaagttatcattcagaattgaagggcagataaagagcttcacagataagaaaaagctaaaggagttcatcaccaccaacccagcattatatgaaatgctgaaaggtattctttaaaaagaggaaaaagaagaagaaagataaaaatcatgaacaacaaatacatatctatcaacaagtgaatctaaaagtcaagtgaattaaaaatctgaggaacagaataaactggtgaacttaatagaatcaggcatagaatgggagtggattgataactAAAAATAGACCAATAATGACATGTTGGAACCAGGAATTATTCCAATTCTGTGTAGATGGAGTCCAGTAACtgccactccacacacacacacacacacacacacacacacacacacacacacacggctgtgcctttccttttccccacatccctaCCTGTGTCCGAGCATTGAGCAGCTGCTGGAAACCCTCGACCTCTTTGCTGTCATCCGCAGCCCGCTCCTAAGGGAAGACAAAGGGAAATATCAAGTTCAGGAGAGGCAGCCCTCACTGCAGGATATCCCCTTCCTCCCACATTTACTGCACTGGCCAGACTCCAGAATAAACCATGAACCAACAAAAACAAGCCCTCAGAGCTAGCACAACAATGGGGCACCCGATGCCCTGGGCGGGGAAGCGGGAAGCAGAGCGCCTACCATCAGCACACCCAGCATCATGTCGTAGTTGTTGATCAGAAAGACAAGCTGCTCCTTCCTTGAGGAGAACTCCGCTGCCACTCGGAGGACGAAATTCTCCACTTCTACCTGGAGAGGCCCGGAGGAGACGGGAGAAGGTGAGGGCGCAGGCCCTCCTCACACGCCCACGGCTTCGGCTGGAGCTGCCCCTCACCTGGAGCTGCCCCAGCAGCTGTATCGTCCGCTCGTTGGGGATTGTCTGATTGATGCTGACAAGGGCAGAGGAGAACTCTGCGTATCGCCGTGTGATCTGGGAGAAAGAAGGTGGGAAGAAAAATCACCCCAACCTCCTGACCCAGCCACAACCACCCCTCACTCCCCTGAGCTGGCCAACCCGTGTGTGACTCCCACCTCCAATCCTACCACCCGTGCCCAACCGCCCTGAATGTAACACTCCTGGACTGCCCCTCACGCCGGTTAGCTACACATCCCGCCAGGCACAAAAGAAATGTGTAGCCAACCCCCCCAAACTGAAGTTTAGCGCCCTGCCTTTCAGGAACCGCTGCTACCCTTGCCCTCCCTCACATAGTGGGGCCGAGTATCCAGTCCCCCAAGGCGCTGAGGGTCAGTGCTTCGGACACTCTGGACATTCATCTCCAGTATCAGCTCAAACCGTGGCCACAGCAAGGCAAGCACCTGTTCCCAGTACCTGTGGGCTTAACCAGAATCAGCGATCAGCTGGCCAGGAATGTCAGGGTCAGGTGGGGGTGGGCGAATGGTGGGGgaggagtggtgtgtgtgtgagggtgaggAAAGCCCGTCCCATTCTGGGGCATCTTGCAGGTTAAGAGCTGGGGGCCGGTGCTGGTAGGACTGGGTATGAAAGGTGAGTCAGAGCAGCAGTGCTGCCTCCTGGCAGGTGAATGGGGTTAGGGTCACTGGTATCGAGTCAGTAGGAGCCTAAGGGCAGGGTTCTGTAAGGCCAAGAGCTCAAGGCCAGCAGGGCTTCAAGGACCAGAACTCAGTGACCTGtccagggcgggaacatccctcTTTGTTGCAATGCTGCGGAATCGGAGGACGATGTGGATACAGAGAAAAACAGCAATGGCATCATAGCAGTCAGCGAGATAGGACTCCAGGTGCTTCTGTGATTGAAGAGCAGGCAGAGGACGGGAAGAGCACGTTACTTTGTCCTTCCCAGGGGCCAGAGACAAACGCACGTGCTCCTATGgggaggcagccctgggagggagggagggagggagggcaatgCCCCTTGCCCTGCTCTGTCCGCTGCCTTGCTCACAGGGTCTATGATCACGAGCCTAGTACAGAATTCAGGGCTGAGCACTGAGGTTTACGGGCCCCTAAACTACTGCCTGGGTGTGGATCAGCAGTAGGGGTAGCCTTGGGGACCCCAAGCTTTAAGGGTTTTGTAGGGAGTCACGCTGTGAGTACAAGGCTtagatgtttcatttttattttgttgttttttttttttttaaatatggaacacttcacgaatttgcatatcatccttgcgcaggggccatgctaatcttctctgtattattccaattttagtatatgtgctccTGAAGTGAgcactatttctattttttaaaatatatttttattggttttagagagggagagagatagaaacatcaatgagagagaataattgactggctgcctcctgcacgccccctaccggcgattgagcccacaacccggggcatgtgccctgagcggggatcgaaccgtgacctcctggttcagaggtcaatgctcaattatTGAGACACACCGGCTGGCAAGGCTTAAATGTTTCAGTATGAGGGGTCCTGGTTTCATTACCACCAGAGCCATGGCCCTCCAGTGGTGCGGATAAGGACTGAGGACATGAGTCTGAGAGCAAAGGAGCTAGGGCAGGGGTCTTACCAGGGTCATGCTGAGCGTGCGGCCCATGACAGCATGGAAGAGGTCGTGTGCAGCCGTGCCAGACACAACAAAGAATTCACAGATGAAAAGATATTCCCGGCAGGAATTGTCTAGGAGGGCGTAGTGCTGGCTGCGAAAGAGGGCCTCAAATGGATACTAGGATGGGAGGgtaaagaagagagacagagggatgAACCCCAACAATGACTCCCTGTAGATGTGGCTGGGAAATCAGTAAACCTGGGTACTGAGAGCTCAGGAGACCCTTCTCATCTAACCCAAGTCTAGGCTGTTTTGAAACATCATCCTGAATAGGTAGGTACTGAAGGGGGGAAGGGGTACAAGAGAACAGCCCACCCCTCACCTGCTGCGGCTACTCCTGCATATCCCTCCACAGCTGCCCCAGGACATGTCTCTTCCCCCTGTGCCCTAAGTCCACGGTCCCAGCCTTCTTGGAATCACAGTACACTAGGGAGCCCGGAAGAGGCCACTCCTACATCCCAGGGGCTGACAGGAGCTCTGAccttcccacccagccccagccagcctctcAGCACCCCCTCACGACTGAAGCTTGCTCTTCCTCCTACCCTCTGTTCTCCCCGCTGGGCGGTGTGGGGCACCAGGATGGGGGCCTCCAGCTCAGTGGGGGAGATGACAGAGCCACGGGTCCCCAGGGTGAAGATGGTGTTTCTGCTTCGCAGGGACGGCTTTGAAAAGAATCGTGAAGGGTCAGAGTCAGGGAAATAAGTTCACAGCTGTGACAGAAAATCAGACTCAGTACCTCCGGGGCCTACAGCAGCCGACAGTCTAGAGGCCCCTCTTTCCCCAGAACCAGTGCCCACTTCACCTGACACCTGTGAGTGTGCTTCAGGCCTCTACACCTCGACATCAGATGCAAAACTAAGGATCAAAAGGACGTTTTCCTGGGAGGGATGGCCACAGCCTTCATCACATTCTCACAGGGTTAGGTCCcacagaaaaaggaaagcagCAGTGCCTTGGAGGCTAGAGTCAGAAGCCCCGGGCTCTCCAGGCCGAGCACAGGGTCAGCTCAGGATATCTTTCTTTGCTGTATCTTCCACGCCCATTAGATCATCCTTCTCAGCGACTTCCTCGTactggagaaaaaaggaaaagaactggTAACCATTTCTGCCCACAgaaccataaaaaatattttacattgtccccccggccccgccccgcggtgtccttcccagcccaggcgCCAGGAATGTTCCTCCCTCTTGGCCTCACCTGCACCTTCATGAGCCGCCCCAGGTAGGAGCGGTAGTAAGACAGGTAGATCTTGCTCAGCGTCTCCACATACTCGTCCCGGATCTCCTTCGCTGTTGCTCTTTCATTGCCCAGCAGGAACTGATAGAAGAACCTGCAGGGGCCAGGGACCGTCAGTGTCGCTGCCTGCCCAAGAAACCGGACACCACACGTGGCTGCCCAAAGCTCGAGGCCATCCTCCCATGGTGACCTGTACTTCAGCAGGGCCGTCTGGGGGATCTGATAGTTGGTCATCGGTTTTCTGAAGGAATAAATCTTCTGAAGGATGAACTCTCGGATCTTCGTCACGGCCTAGATATGGGGGACAAACAGGGCAGGAAGCTGCAACCGCCTTTCTGTTGGGAGCACTGAGGGAAGTGATGGGTgttaagaggaggaggaagggtggaGAAGAGCCGTTTT from the Eptesicus fuscus isolate TK198812 chromosome 10, DD_ASM_mEF_20220401, whole genome shotgun sequence genome contains:
- the VPS52 gene encoding vacuolar protein sorting-associated protein 52 homolog, with protein sequence MAAAATMAAAARELVLRAGASDMEEEEGPLGGGPDLQEPLQLGVLDLTSDEFILDEVDVHIQANLEDELVKEALKTGVDLRHYSKQVELELQQIEQKSIRDYIQESENIASLHNQITACDAVLERMEQMLGAFQSDLSSISSEIRTLQEQSGAMNIRLRNRQAVRGKLGELVDGLVVPTALVTAILEAPVTEPRFLEQLQELDAKAAAVREQEARGTAACADVRGVLDRLRVKAVTKIREFILQKIYSFRKPMTNYQIPQTALLKYRFFYQFLLGNERATAKEIRDEYVETLSKIYLSYYRSYLGRLMKVQYEEVAEKDDLMGVEDTAKKGFFSKPSLRSRNTIFTLGTRGSVISPTELEAPILVPHTAQRGEQRYPFEALFRSQHYALLDNSCREYLFICEFFVVSGTAAHDLFHAVMGRTLSMTLKHLESYLADCYDAIAVFLCIHIVLRFRSIATKRDVPALDRYWEQVLALLWPRFELILEMNVQSVRSTDPQRLGGLDTRPHYITRRYAEFSSALVSINQTIPNERTIQLLGQLQVEVENFVLRVAAEFSSRKEQLVFLINNYDMMLGVLMERAADDSKEVEGFQQLLNARTQEFIEELLSPPFGGLVAFVKEAEALIERGQAERLRGEEARVTQLIRGFGSSWKSSVESLSQDVMRSFTNFRNGTSIIQGALTQLIQLYHRFHRVLSQPQLRALPARAELINIHHLMVELKKHKPNF